In a genomic window of Glycine max cultivar Williams 82 chromosome 13, Glycine_max_v4.0, whole genome shotgun sequence:
- the LOC100788675 gene encoding uncharacterized protein: MARSSTRMKWVSIFTLLFLSHSPLTISAEDGLVANGDFEATPRNGFPNEAIVEGPSEVPNWKSNGNVELVESGQKQGGMILIVPQGRHAVRLGNDAEISQELPVEKGSIYSLTFCAARTCAQFESINVSVLPASQTIDLQTLYNVQGWNPYAVSFNADQDTFRLLFKNPGMEDDPTCGPIIDNIAIKKLFTPLKPKDNAVINGDFEEGPWMFRNTSLGVLLPTNLDEETSSLPGWIVESNRAVRYIDSDHYSVPQGRRAIELLSGKEGIISQMVETKPDMLYSLTFSLGHADDKCKEPLAVMAFAGDQAQNIHYTPNSNSTFQTANVNFTAKAERTRIAFYSIYYNTRSDDMSSLCGPVVDDVRVWFSGSNGLHGLGLGRLGLVILGLVLVLM, translated from the exons GGCTAGTGGCGAATGGAGATTTTGAGGCTACCCCAAGAAACGGGTTCCCAAACGAGGCGATTGTGGAGGGCCCCAGCGAGGTCCCAAACTGGAAGTCAAACGGCAACGTTGAGCTTGTGGAATCGGGGCAAAAACAGGGTGGGATGATCCTCATCGTACCGCAGGGTAGACACGCGGTCAGGCTCGGCAACGACGCCGAGATCAGCCAGGAGCTGCCGGTTGAGAAGGGTTCCATTTACTCGCTCACGTTTTGTGCGGCTCGCACCTGCGCGCAGTTTGAGTCCATCAACGTCTCGGTTCTGCCTGCGTCGCAGACGATAGACCTGCAGACACTCTACAACGTCCAGGGATGGAACCCTTACGCGGTTTCTTTCAATGCGGATCAGGACACTTTTAGGTTGCTATTTAAGAATCCCGGCATGGAGGATGACCCCACTTGTGGCCCCATCATTGACAACATTGCTATCAAGAAGCTTTTCACTCCTCTTAAACCCAAAG ACAATGCAGTGATCAATGGGGATTTTGAAGAGGGTCCATGGATGTTCAGGAACACTTCACTGGGTGTGTTGCTTCCCACAAATTTGGATGAAGAAACTTCATCACTGCCAGGTTGGATAGTCGAATCCAACCGTGCCGTCCGTTACATTGATTCCGATCACTACTCTGTTCCACAAGGCAGGAGAGCCATTGAGTTGCTCTCAGGAAAGGAAGGAATCATATCTCAAATGGTTGAGACCAAACCAGACATGCTCTACAGCTTGACCTTCTCATTGGGTCATGCTGATGATAAGTGCAAGGAGCCTCTTGCTGTTATGGCCTTTGCTGGGGACCAGGCTCAGAACATTCACTACACTCCCAATTCCAATTCTACCTTCCAAACTGCTAACGTCAATTTCACTGCCAAGGCTGAGAGGACTAGAATTGCCTTCTACAGCATATACTACAACACCAGAAGTGATGATATGAGTTCTCTATGTGGACCTGTGGTGGATGATGTCAGGGTCTGGTTTTCCGGCTCCAACGGGCTTCATGGGTTGGGCTTAGGAAGGCTTGGGCTTGTAATTTTGGGTTTAGTTTTGGTTCTGATGTAA